The following coding sequences are from one Lolium rigidum isolate FL_2022 chromosome 6, APGP_CSIRO_Lrig_0.1, whole genome shotgun sequence window:
- the LOC124666829 gene encoding chaperone protein dnaJ 6-like produces the protein MQSQPQYRSSYYAVLGVHPRASAAEIRAAYHRLAMRWHPDKIANGRADPARAEEAKARFQQIHEAYKVLSDEKRRALYDAGMYDPLDDDQEEVEGFHDFLQEMLSLMATVGREEPVYSLGELQSMLNGMMQDFSSPQPPPPSSFFASTGPTTRPSGGQQQRRSSSSVLPQGFSSSACFTRTAFSGC, from the exons ATGCAGTCGCAGCCGCAGTACCGGTCCTCCTACTACGCCGTGCTCGGCGTCCACCCCCGCGCTTccgccgccgagatacgcgcagcGTACCACCGCCTCGCCATG AGGTGGCACCCGGACAAGATCGCCAATGGCCGTGCGGATCcggcgcgcgcggaggaggcCAAGGCCAGGTTCCAGCAGATACACGAGGCGTACAAGG TGTTGTCGGACGAGAAGAGGAGGGCGCTCTACGACGCCGGGATGTACGATCCCCTCGACGACGACCAAGAGGAGGTCGAG GGTTTCCACGATTTCCTTCAGGAGATGCTCTCGCTCATGGCCACAGTTGGTCGAGAG GAGCCCGTGTATTCCCTGGGCGAACTCCAGTCCATGCTCAACGGGATGATGCAGGATTTCTCCTCGCCCCAGCCACCACCACCAAGCAGCTTCTTCGCCAGCACCGGTCCGACGACGCGGCCGAGCGGTGGGCAGCAGCAGCGTCGATCATCCTCGAGCGTGCTGCCCCAGGGATTCAGCAGCTCGGCGTGCTTCACCCGGACGGCTTTCTCTGGCTGCTAA